The following coding sequences are from one Panicum hallii strain FIL2 chromosome 5, PHallii_v3.1, whole genome shotgun sequence window:
- the LOC112894792 gene encoding glutaredoxin-C1-like, with protein sequence MDRVTRLASQRAVVIFTTSSCCMCHTVTQLFRELGVNATVVELDEDPRGKEMEKALARLLGRSTGVPAVFIGGRLVGSTDKVMSLHLSGNLVPLLRNAGALWV encoded by the coding sequence ATGGACCGGGTGACAAGGCTGGCATCGCAGCGTGCAGTGGTGATCTTCACCACGAGCTCCTGCTGCATGTGTCACACAGTGACGCAGCTCTTCCGTGAGCTCGGGGTGAACGCAACGGTGGTGGAGTTGGACGAGGACCCTCGGGGAAAGGAGATGGAGAAGGCACTGGCGAGGCTGCTGGGCCGCAGCACCGGTGTGCCAGCAGTGTTCATCGGCGGCAGGCTCGTTGGGTCCACGGACAAGGTCATGTCGCTCCACCTCAGCGGCAACCTCGTCCCGCTGCTGCGCAATGCGGGGGCACTCTGGGTGTAG